TGCTGCTGCCCGTGCTCATCACGGCCTGGTGCAGCTTCCAGCGGTCGCGGCGGCAGCTGCTGATCCGGGACATCTTCCGCAAGAGCAAGCACGACTGGCACTACACGGACCTGTTCGGGTCGCCCTCGTACTGCTGCGTGTGCGCCCAGCACATCCTGCGCGGCgccttctgcagctgctgcggGCTGCGCGTCTGCGAGCCCTGCCTGAAGAAGGCGGACCGGCGCTTCCTCTGCAAGGAGATCATGATGAGGGGCAGCGCCGGAGCCCCCAGCTCCATGCCGCACCACTGGATCAGGGGCAATgtccctctctgcagctgctgcatggTCTGCAAACAACAGTGCGGCACGCAGCCCAAGCTCTGCGACTACAGGTACTGCAAGGCGGTCTGACGGTGTGGGAGCACTGCAGTGCCATGTCAGTGTTGTGTTTTCTGCAGGGTTGTTGGGAGACCACACCCCAAAAGAGATCCTGCAGTAGTCAGATAagatactattaaaaaaataaaaaccagcttCAAAGAACCTAAAATTAAAATGGGTGCTTGTGAGTCATAGATTAAGAGTGTGGCATTGCATCTCACGTCCACTCGCTCTCTTAATTGCATTACTCCAGCATGATGTGCAGGCTGCTGTATAATTACATACTAGAGACTCTCAGTGTCCAAGGGAGTTTGTATTTTAGGGAATgatattaggaataaatttGTTGGTTGTACAGTGGATAGCCTGAGCAGTTTGACTGGCGCAGCTCACAGTTCAGAGAACCAAAGTGTGCATCTCAAAATTGGCATCTGCTCAGTGTAAATAGAGCAAACAATGTTCTCTAGAGGTTTCAGGTTCATTTTTAAGGATGCTCAAAACAGCTAAAGAGTATTGTAAGCTACTGCAATATATTGATAAAGATTGTGTTAagagtgtttttaaaatataatggaCCATTAAATGGACTTGCACTGTCATTAGTAAGGTTGCTTGCAAAGTTTTCAGTGCCAAAATGCAATGACAGGTGCCCCGGTGTGTTACCTCAGCCTACTCAGAGGATCTTTCCAGCCCAGATTCTGCcagcttttgctttgcttctatACTGATAGGTGATACTGTCAAACTGCTTGGGAAGTAAGCAgaattacagagaaaaagagCAGATTATCAGAAACAAAACCTTGAGAGTGGGTGTaggagagggaagggcaggaatttGGAGGcaaatgggaaaggaaggaagaagaggaaaagagagtCAGAGTATAGGCCAAGTGTCATTGATACTCTAGATGTGCGTTGGATTAGTCAGGAGCACTCCAAAAATAGCTTTCCCAGCTGCTTAAATCAAGGCTTTGGATGTAGTAAATGAGGATTAACATTCTGCAGAGGCTGGAAGTGGATATTGCAGTATTTCCTCTTGTTCTAGTCTTGTTTTCCAGGACAGCTTTTAGAATAGGTCATAAAGGAAAGCAGTTTTGCATAACTAAATCCCATCAGCCTTGTACACTTCTTTGTAACCTTTTAGGTTTCAGGTTTGAAGGGGTATTATCAATCTTAAGGAATGCATTCATTCATTACTTGTCTCACTGTATTGAATTGAGCTCTAGTATTTTATCTGTGCTCTCTAAGATGGACAGGGGTTGAGGTTCTTTTACAGGCTTTCAGTGTAActgaaatattattaatattacaAAGAGGAGCATATTTATAGcacctattttttttaatttaaaagaactgAATTAATCTAAaactgttggatttttttcccagcagaattCAAATGCTTTCCCAGACCTGCAAGCACATGACCAATTTATGTAATTTTCTATATCCAATACATAAGCTTCCAGGGAATGAAAATATAATGGTGCATGTGAACATAAATATTTTGACAAAAGTCTAAAATAAATGAGCAAAATCACTGTGCCTGTTTGAAGATTGTTTTCAGGTGTTTTGGTCTTTTTTCAGGTGTGTGTGGTGTCAGTACACTGTGCATGATGAATGCATGGTGGATAGTTTGAGGACTGAGGATTGTACATTTGGAGAATTCAAAGACTTAATTATTCCACCCTACTATTTGTCTGCAATCAACCAGATGCGTAAAGAGAAAAGAACCAACTGTGAGAAGGTAATGGCCTGCTGCTTCTTGGGTTTAGAATATACCAAAACAACAATCAAATAAACCCACAGACAGACCTTGAAATTTGAACTCAACACATTGTGACAGTAGCAACTGTCAGGTAAATGTTTCAAGATCTGTTAAGTTAGCACAACACTTGCTGTGTTAATTCAGAGGTGTTTGTCATTTTACTAAGGTGGTTGTTGAAATATAAGCAGATGTGGATTTGTCTACCTTACTTCCTTGagtttttgtgagttttttaCTGCTTTGTTCATAGCATTGTAGTATTCATTGTCCTGAGCACGGCAGAATCTTCAGCCTTGATGTGTCAGAAGTATTTGTGTTTTGTCTACTTCAGACTAACTGGTGACTTTCTCATTTCAGCCCTTGCAGGGGATGGGGCTCAGAGCAAGGTTGTAAACATTTTCAGACGTGCAGTATTTGTGTGACTGACTGGTTTTTACCTTTTGCAGGTGGTCCCTTACTGCAGTAAACACTGGATGCCAGTAATGGTGCTGGCCAATACTCGCAGTGGAACCAACATGGGTGAAATATTTCTAGGAGAATTTAAAATGCTGCTGAACCCTGTTCAGGTATTCACAGTGCAAAGCCACCATAACAAAACCAAGGTTTAGATCAGAATAGATATCATCTTGTTTTCACAATGGCTATAGGGTCTTGTGGAAGATCAGTAAAGGAAACAAATTCATGCAGTTGGTTCTTTTAGCAAGGAAGAGCTTCACAGAGAGCAACAAAATGTGCAGAGGCTTCTCCCAGCCCTAAGTTTGTTAGGATTCTAATACCAGTCCATTTTTTTGCTTATGGTAATACATGCAGTAATTCAGTCAGAATTACTGAATGTATTACCATATTACCAGTATTACCAATTTACTGCATGTATTACCATATTACCAATTCAGTGGTACCAAAAGTGTACCACTTTTGAAACAGTGTACACTTTTTAGAAAATGAACCATTTAAATCTTCTTCATAGGAAACCTGTATTTGAATCCTCACTTTATATGTGGAAATGTCAGCCTTGACAGTTTTGCTTTGTATAGTTGCTTTCCCCTTAAAATCCCCTGGGATGGCTCAGGATGTTGCGTAAGGCAGGCAGTTGTTCTTGGATTTCCTGGCTGCACCTTAATACTCTTCCTTTGAAGTTCAAAACCCAGCTGTAAAATACAGCCCAAGAGAAATCACTgtgtttttgtttcaaatgcATCCCAATAAGGCTTTAAAGAATAAACCTCTTTGTGTGctgagtattttaaaattacttttatctGAAGTCTTTCATCTTTACAGAATTCATGCTTCTAGATACAGACTTTTCCAAGGGTTCTGTCAGCTCAGTTTATCAATGCCATTTAATCCTAGGGAGGCAGCTGGTGCTCTGTTGTGAATTTGGGAAACAAATCCTGCTCATGAAAGTCAAGACAACTCATTTGCTAATGTAATATTGCAAATGGAGAATCTTTGTTTTGCATTAGAGTTAACTTCTTGAAGTCGTTTATCTGTGAGGCAAATCCTGAGTCCTGTTCTGTGAACTTACAGaattccttattttccttttttctaggTTTTTGATCTCAGCAAAATTGCACCTGCTAAagctctccagctctgcactTGGCTGCCTTGCAGTGCTGTCAGAGTTCTGGTCTGTGGTGGGGATGGCACAGTGGGCTGGGTCCTGGATGCAATTGATGAAATGAAGATAAAGGTattgtgttttaaattaaaaggtgAAATGAGTTTTGATGTTGCCAAAGTTTTACCTCTCATCTCTTACCTGCATTTATTGCCTTCATCTTCCTGAATAGGCTTACAGAGGAATATTTGCATAATTGTTTATTCATATTGGAAAAGGGTGTGGGAAATGCCTCTTATTATTCCTTGTAGTTCAGGGAACATATGAACACTttagattttaatttatattaatagtAGTTCTTTTCTGCAAAGCAAGGAGAGAACAAACTGCTGGATATTTTCtgcattgttttttccttttgtctgaACAGATTTATATTGTCATAGATGGTATTGCTGATATTGGCTGGTGTGCTCTGACTGCTCCCTTCTCCCAGCACTCTCAATCTTTTATAATAACCTCATCATTTTGCCAGCTATTCTGGTTATGTTGCCTGTGCATAAATGAGTGCAGTCAtttgcttctgcttcttgtCATATGTTCTGAagagtctgtctgtctgcagcctTGCCTATTAGCTGCAagtagaggagaaaaaaacaaactctgtTTACTGTGGATTTGAAATGGAAGACGTTCTCATTTATGGGATGCTCCTAAGACCTCCTGAGAAAATtaagaatggaaaataattttaataaactttATTGCTTAACCTAATAAACTTTTTCTCtagtgctgaaagaaaaaaagtttttatatCAAAGTTTTTTTTACTGCAGCTTTCTTGTTAATACATAAAATGTTGTTATTACAACTTCATGCATAGTCCAACAACCTCTTTGAGAATTATTGTGTGCTGATGAAGTAGAAATAAAGTAACTATTAAGGTTAATGAATATGAGTATATGGTTGTGTGGTCCTGGGCACTTGATACATTGTCCCTCAGTGCTGATATAGTTGATGAAATCTGGGTTTTTCTTTGTCCTGTTCAAATTGAGTCATTGGTATTAGGTAAACTGTAGAGATTTATCAGCAAAACCTTTTTCTTATCAGCAGTAGGTTATTTGCTCCCTTCATTTATCTTGGCTCTCAAATACATGTTGATACCTGGCTGATAACCTTTCTGGATAAAACAGTAACCAAAGTGCCAGTTTACTGCAAGTGCTTTTCACAGCTGAGTTGCAAAGGCCATAGTACAGCTGAAATAATTGTTGACCCTTCTGTGGTCAGGAGAGCCAAGGTTTGCTGAGGGTCTGttctgagcagctcctgtcactgtgctctgcagagctgctcttcagCTGCTCCGTGTGTGGGTGACAGCCTGAAACTGAGACACTGCCTGTGCTCCTTGGAgtgtctgtgtttctgtgtgtggtTGAGCACTGGTACTCTGTGCCTCTGTTGTTTAGACCTAACCTCACTCAGTCTTGCAGGAGCATTTTGGTGTCTTGTTGCAGTTCACAGCCACGTGTGTTACATCTCTCAGTGTTCCTGTCACTTCCCAGATCCAAAGCATCATTCCTGGGAAGGAATACTCTGCTCAGTATTCAGAATGTGTTGTTCCCATATTGTGTTTGTATCTCTTTCCTTCTCACAATGATTTAACATTTCCTTCCTTTACCTTATGTCTGGGTAAGTAGCTCAatgtgctgcctgctctggcagcccagagctctgctctgtggaaCTGCTGGGAAGGTGAATTGATCTAACCTGAGCATTGGGGATGGAAGGGAGGCAAtgagtgctggagcaggagctaATCTGCAGTGGTTTTGTGTCCTAGGGGCAAGAACGATTTATCCCACAAGTGGCAGTTTTACctctgggaacagggaatgaCCTGTCTAATACTCTGGGCTGGGGTGCAGGTTATGCTGGAGAAGTCCCTGTAGAGCAGATCTTACGAAATGTCATGGAGGCAGATGGAATCAAACTAGACAGGTAAGGAACAGTGAAAAGATAAAATGTACAGAACCAAACACTGCTGTAGCTCTACTGATAGTCCATTGCAGCAGTTTATTGACATAAACACAAGTATTGCCAGGAGCTACAACCTAACTGAGGTCTGAAT
This portion of the Zonotrichia leucophrys gambelii isolate GWCS_2022_RI chromosome 18, RI_Zleu_2.0, whole genome shotgun sequence genome encodes:
- the DGKE gene encoding diacylglycerol kinase epsilon, encoding MEGSGDASPAGADWRLVLWTLCSVLLPVLITAWCSFQRSRRQLLIRDIFRKSKHDWHYTDLFGSPSYCCVCAQHILRGAFCSCCGLRVCEPCLKKADRRFLCKEIMMRGSAGAPSSMPHHWIRGNVPLCSCCMVCKQQCGTQPKLCDYRCVWCQYTVHDECMVDSLRTEDCTFGEFKDLIIPPYYLSAINQMRKEKRTNCEKVVPYCSKHWMPVMVLANTRSGTNMGEIFLGEFKMLLNPVQVFDLSKIAPAKALQLCTWLPCSAVRVLVCGGDGTVGWVLDAIDEMKIKGQERFIPQVAVLPLGTGNDLSNTLGWGAGYAGEVPVEQILRNVMEADGIKLDRWKVQVTNKGYYNLRKPKVFTMNNYFSVGPDALMALNFHAHREKTPSLFSSRIINKAVYFFYGTKDCLVQECKDLNKKIELELDGERIELPNLEGIIVLNIGYWGGGCRLWEGMGDEPYPLARHDDGLLEVVGVHGSFHCAQIQVKLANPVRLGQAHTVRLILKSSKMPMQVDGEPWAQGPCTVTITHKTHALMLYHSGEQTDDDDASSLSE